The Bryobacteraceae bacterium genomic sequence GCGAGCCACCAAACCGGCTGGACCGGGCTCGCCGCGAAACTTCTCCAGCAGAGCGGAGACTGATCCATGCGCATCCAATCAATCGACTTCGAAAACGCACGCCGGCGGGAGTGGCTCGAGACCAACGGCCTCGGCGGGTTCGCCTCTTCCACCATTTCCGGAATGAACACGCGTCGCTATCACGGCCTGCTGATGGCGGCGCTGAAGCCTCCCGTGGGCCGGACGCTGTTGCTCTCCAAGCTCGAAGAGATCGTCCATGCCGGCGGCAGGAGCTACGAACTCGGCGTGAACCAGTACCCGGGCGCGATCCACCCCACCGGGTATGACTATCTCGCCGGGTTCCGGCTGGATCCCTTTCCAACCTGGATCTACCGGATCGCGGAAGGCGAGTTGGAGAAGCAGCTTTTCCTGGTGCACGGAGAAAACACGGTAGTGGTTGAGTACCGGTGGCGCGGCGCGGCGGACGCGGAACTCGAGGTGCGTCCGCTGATCGCCTTCCGGGACTTTCACGCCTTGACGCGGCGCAACAGCGCGCTGAATGGCGACGTTCGCGCGGGCGGTCCGGGAATGCTCAGTGTCAGACCGTACGCGGACCACGGGCCGCTGTATTTCGGGCATTCCGCCTCCGCCATCGCCATCATTGGCGACTGGTATCACGACTTCGAGTACGAAGTGGAGCGCGAGCGCGGCCTGGACTGCCGCGAAGACCTATTCAACCCCTTTCTGCTTCGGTTTCCGCTGGACCGCCCGGCAACGATAATCGCTTCCACAAAGGAACGGTCTCATGTCGATGCGCCAAGGCTGCATGCGGCGGAACTGCGCCGTCGCGAAGAGATCGCCGCCTCCGCGCCCGTTCCGGACGATCCGCTCGTCCGGCAACTGACGATCGCCGCGGACCAGTTCATCGTGGACCGCGGCGAGTTGAAAACCGTGATTGCCGGATACCCGTGGTTTGGCGACTGGGGCCGCGACACGATGATCGCGCTTCCCGGGTTGACGCTGGCCACCGGGCGCTTCGACATCGCTCGCGACATCCTCCGCGCGTTCGCGGCAAGCGCCGACATGGGGATGCTTCCCAATCGCTTTCCCGATGGCGGCGAGGCGCCCGAATTCAACTCCGTCGACGCAACGCTGTGGTTCTTCGAAGCCGTTCGCGCCTACCTGCGGTACACCGGCGACTTCGAATTCGTCCGCGGCATCCTGCCCTCGCTCGGAGAGATTCTCGAGTGGTTCCTTCGCGGCACGCGCTACGGCATTCGCATGGATCCCGAAGATTGCCTGCTTCGGTGCGGCGAACCCGGCGTTCAACTCACGTGGATGGACGCCAAGATCGGCGACTGGGTGGTGACCCCTCGCACCGGCAAGCCCGTGGAGGTGCAGGCGCTCTGGTACAACGCGCTCCGCATCGCGGAGGAGTTGTACCGAAAGGCGGACGACGCCGCTCAGGCCGATCGCTTCCGGGGAATCGCGGTGCGGGCCAAGAACTCGTTCCTGCCGCTGTTCTGGAATCCGGCCCGAGCCTGTCTCTACGACGTCGTCGCCGGGGGCGAGCCGGATGCGGCGCTACGGCCCAACCAGATCTTTGCCGCGAGTTTGCATCATCCGCTGATCGAGGGTGAAACGGCGCGCCAGGTCGTGGCGGCCGTGGAGCGGGAGTTGCTGACGCCGGCCGGCCTGCGCAGTCTCTCAATCGGGGACGCGGCCTATCGCGGGCGCTACGAGGGCGGGGTTTGGGAACGAGACTCCGCCTACCACCAGGGCACGGTCTGGCCATGGCTGATGGGTCCCTTTCTCAGCGCCTACGTCCGCACGCACTCTGCCCCCGATTCCGCGCGCGCGTGGGCGTCAGCGTGGCTGGCCTCGTTCGCGGATCAGCTAAACGCCGCCTGTCTGGGCCAGGTGAGTGAAATCGCGGACGGCGATGCTCCGCACCGGGCGCGCGGGTGCGCGGCGCAGGCCTGGAGCGTCGGCGAGTTGCTCCGTGCGGCCGTGGAGGATGTTCACCGGTAACACGAAACGTAAACGGTTGCTCCCTGCGCACGTTTCTCCTGCGTGAGGAGGCCTGGAATACACACGCCTGAAACCCTCTCGTTATGTAAACTGATTTTAATTAAATAACAAAACGAATCCAGCGCTCATTGGATTGACTTTAGTCAACATGCGCGGATAGAGTACCCATAGGTCGGTACGCGACCAGGGGGCTTCACATGCGTCATCGCAATATCTGGGTAGTTTTTCTCCTCTCTTCTTCCGTGGCGTTCGCGCAAGGCGACCGCGGATCCATCACCGGCGTAATCACCGACTCCACGGGCGCCTCGGTTCCAGGAGTCACCATTGAGGCCGTCCAGGTGGAAACCAACTTCCGCGCTGAGACCGTGTCCACCAACACGGGCGCCTACCGCCTGGCCGGACTCCCCATCGGCCGCTACAACTTGACTGCGAAAGCGATGGGATTTCAAGGCTACAATCAGACCGGAATCCAGATCCAGGTAAACCAGACCGCCACCATCGACATTTCCCTGAAGGTGGGCGAGGTGACGGAAACCGTCACCGTCGAAGGAGGCGTTCCGCTCATCCAAACCGAAAGCTCCGACGTCGGGATGGTGGTCGAGTCCAAGCAGTTCCTTGATTTGCCCCTCACCCTCGGCGGCGGCATCCGCAATCCGTCGAGCTTCGTGAAACTCTCCCCCGGCGTCGACCCCAGGTCCACCTGGAACAAATCCATCTCCGGCGGCGGGTCTTTCCAGGACATGACCTACTACGACGGCATCGCGCTGTCGCGCGGCGACCTCGGCAACGACGGCGAGGTGAATCCTTCGGTCGACGCCATCGCCGAGTTCAAGCTGATCACCAACAACTACTCGGCTGAGTACGCCCACGCGTTGGGCGGCATCACCAGCTTCACCATGAAGAGCGGGACCAACGATCTCCACGGCACGGCCTTCCATTTCCTGCGAAATGAGAAGTTGGATGCCCGCGGATTCTTCCCATCCTCCCGCGCACCGTCCAAGCAGAACGAATGGGGAGGCACAATCGGCGGCCCGGTTTGGATTCCGAAGCTCTACAACGGCAAGGACCGTACGTTCTGGTTCTTCTCCTTCGACCAGTTCTACCGCCGCGGCGGACAGCTCGCCGGCCTCAACACCGTTCCCACTGCGCTCATGCAGGCT encodes the following:
- a CDS encoding amylo-alpha-1,6-glucosidase — its product is MRIQSIDFENARRREWLETNGLGGFASSTISGMNTRRYHGLLMAALKPPVGRTLLLSKLEEIVHAGGRSYELGVNQYPGAIHPTGYDYLAGFRLDPFPTWIYRIAEGELEKQLFLVHGENTVVVEYRWRGAADAELEVRPLIAFRDFHALTRRNSALNGDVRAGGPGMLSVRPYADHGPLYFGHSASAIAIIGDWYHDFEYEVERERGLDCREDLFNPFLLRFPLDRPATIIASTKERSHVDAPRLHAAELRRREEIAASAPVPDDPLVRQLTIAADQFIVDRGELKTVIAGYPWFGDWGRDTMIALPGLTLATGRFDIARDILRAFAASADMGMLPNRFPDGGEAPEFNSVDATLWFFEAVRAYLRYTGDFEFVRGILPSLGEILEWFLRGTRYGIRMDPEDCLLRCGEPGVQLTWMDAKIGDWVVTPRTGKPVEVQALWYNALRIAEELYRKADDAAQADRFRGIAVRAKNSFLPLFWNPARACLYDVVAGGEPDAALRPNQIFAASLHHPLIEGETARQVVAAVERELLTPAGLRSLSIGDAAYRGRYEGGVWERDSAYHQGTVWPWLMGPFLSAYVRTHSAPDSARAWASAWLASFADQLNAACLGQVSEIADGDAPHRARGCAAQAWSVGELLRAAVEDVHR